From the genome of Aspergillus chevalieri M1 DNA, chromosome 8, nearly complete sequence, one region includes:
- a CDS encoding uncharacterized protein (COG:S;~EggNog:ENOG410PHCP) has translation MKQVIGVPFTGTLSQSNGSVEETKIIQRLIEASKIPLDDPGMSVRDKKKVMESVLEPAMNLLKTLLQERVKIYLKSIAKRLLNPKIPLTWSATSNNCQIFCNSLIDMDLFEPLASSERELYLMSFVCPQEGYLRNKVHTKYDVPSGLTEEFSSFPLWLPR, from the coding sequence ATGAAACAAGTTATCGGAGTGCCGTTCACGGGGACTCTTTCCCAGTCCAACGGATCTGTCGAGGAGACCAAGATTATACAACGACTTATAGAAGCAAGCAAAATACCTCTCGATGACCCGGGTATGTCAGTCAGAGATAAGAAGAAGGTCATGGAGTCTGTGCTTGAGCCCGCAATGAATCTCCTCAAAACTCTGCTCCAAGAAAGGGTCAAAATCTATTTGAAAAGCATCGCAAAAAGACTACTCAACCCAAAGATCCCGCTCACATGGAGTGCCACGAGCAACAATTGTCAGATCTTCTGTAACTCTCTAATCGACATGGATCTATTCGAACCTCTTGCCAGCAGCGAAAGAGAGCTATACTTGATGAGCTTTGTCTGTCCGCAGGAAGGATACCTGCGAAATAAGGTGCACACCAAGTACGACGTTCCTAGTGGCCTGACTGAGGAATTCTCTTCGTTTCCACTTTGGTTGCCACGATGA
- a CDS encoding GMC family oxidoreductase (CAZy:AA3;~COG:E;~EggNog:ENOG410PJ63;~InterPro:IPR012132,IPR036188,IPR000172,IPR007867;~PFAM:PF05199,PF00732;~SECRETED:SignalP(1-19);~go_function: GO:0016614 - oxidoreductase activity, acting on CH-OH group of donors [Evidence IEA];~go_function: GO:0050660 - flavin adenine dinucleotide binding [Evidence IEA];~go_process: GO:0055114 - oxidation-reduction process [Evidence IEA]), with the protein MIFSRLIGLAAVSVGLAHATNLTGYEYVVVGSGAGGGPLAARLALAGHKTLLIEAGDDQGMTQNYSIPAYSARSSEDEALAWNFFARHYADDERQARDFKTTYETPDGGEYTGLDPPEGSKVKGTLYPRTGTLGGCTAHNALIAVYPHQSDFEYIASLTGDNSWSPENMRKYFTRLEKNNYLLPGAKGHGDDGWLTTETAPLSIVLEDPQLLSMLTGGAFALGNLTDNIMNIGTLLAGDANADTKTRDTEPGYYQIPISTDDAHRNGAREFIVAVRDATNEDGSKKYPLDVRMNCHVTKVTFDESEDPPRATGVEFLDGQYLYKASPRSSKTSSKGTPGSAKASREVIVAGGVYNSPQLLKLSGVGPAKELKKFDIPVISDLPGVGTNLQDHYEISVQAHSPKNFSCLDGCTFNIYDRDDPCVDRWESPVLGDRGIYSSPGLAATMFYKSSVSADDSFDIFAFGGPVNFRGYFPDYSINATVDHDWFTWAILKAHPRNHAGTVTLRSSDPLDVPDITFNYFDTGVGDYEADLQALYEAIELARDAFDRQPVEVTEVLPGKDVTSKEDIQDYVKDSAWGHHASCTCPIGTDDDPMAVLNSKFQVRGVSGLRVVDASVYPRIPGTFTAVSTYMVAEKAADVILGEL; encoded by the coding sequence ATGATTTTTTCACGCCTTATTGGGCTTGCCGCCGTCTCTGTTGGTTTGGCGCATGCCACTAACCTCACGGGATATGAGTATGTTGTTGTCGGTTCCGGAGCCGGTGGCGGTCCCTTGGCTGCTCGTCTCGCTCTGGCCGGCCACAAGACTCTCCTGATTGAGGCTGGTGATGATCAGGGAATGACTCAGAACTATTCCATCCCCGCCTACTCGGCCAGATCGTCTGAAGATGAGGCTTTGGCGTGGAACTTCTTCGCTCGTCACTACGCCGACGATGAGCGTCAGGCTCGGGATTTCAAGACCACCTACGAGACCCCGGACGGAGGGGAGTATACCGGTCTTGACCCACCAGAGGGATCGAAGGTGAAGGGAACCTTGTACCCTCGCACTGGTACTCTGGGAGGATGCACCGCCCACAACGCCCTCATTGCTGTCTATCCCCACCAGTCCGACTTCGAATATATTGCCTCTTTGACTGGTGACAACTCCTGGTCGCCTGAGAACATGCGCAAGTACTTCACCCGCTTGGAAAAGAATAACTATCTTCTCCCTGGAGCCAAGGGCCATGGCGATGATGGCTGGCTCACTACCGAAACCGCTCCGCTCAGTATCGTCCTGGAAGATCCTCAGCTGTTGAGCATGCTCACCGGTGGTGCTTTTGCTCTGGGCAACCTTACGGACAACATCATGAACATCGGCACTCTGCTGGCTGGCGATGCCAATGCGGACACGAAGACTCGCGACACCGAGCCTGGATACTACCAAATCCCCATTTCGACTGATGACGCCCACCGCAATGGTGCTCGTGAATTCATCGTCGCTGTTCGGGATGCCACCAACGAGGACGGGAGCAAGAAGTACCCTCTcgatgtccgcatgaactgCCATGTCACCAAGGTTACTTTTGACGAGTCTGAGGACCCTCCGCGTGCCACTGGCGTTGAGTTCCTGGACGGCCAGTATCTCTACAAGGCCAGCCCCAGATCCTCCAAGACCTCGTCGAAAGGTACCCCCGGATCTGCCAAGGCATCGCGTGAAGTCATCgttgctggtggtgtttACAACTCGCCTCAGCTGCTCAAGCTGAGTGGTGTCGGTCCTGCCAAGGAACTGAAGAAGTTCGACATCCCCGTCATCTCCGACTTGCCCGGTGTCGGCACCAACCTGCAGGACCACTACGAAATCTCCGTCCAGGCCCACTCTCCCAAGAACTTCAGCTGCCTTGATGGCTGCACTTTCAACATCTACGACCGTGATGACCCCTGTGTCGACCGCTGGGAATCTCCCGTCCTCGGTGACCGCGGCATCTACTCCTCTCCCGGTCTCGCAGCTACCATGTTCTACAAGAGCAGTGTTTCCGCCGATGACAGCTTCGATATCTTCGCTTTCGGTGGCCCCGTCAACTTCCGTGGCTACTTCCCTGACTACAGCATCAACGCCACTGTTGACCACGACTGGTTCACCTGGGCTATTCTCAAGGCTCACCCGCGTAACCACGCTGGTACCGTCACTCTCCGCTCTTCCGACCCTCTCGACGTCCCAGACATCACCTTCAACTACTTCGACACTGGCGTGGGTGACTATGAAGCCGACCTCCAGGCTCTCTACGAGGCTATCGAGCTGGCGCGTGATGCCTTTGACCGCCAGCCCGTCGAGGTCACTGAGGTTCTCCCCGGCAAGGATGTCACCTCCAAGGAAGACATCCAGGACTACGTCAAGGACAGTGCCTGGGGTCACCACGCCTCGTGCACCTGCCCTATTGGTACTGATGACGACCCGATGGCCGTGCTCAACTCGAAGTTCCAGGTCCGTGGTGTCTCTGGTCTGCGTGTCGTTGATGCCTCTGTTTACCCTCGTATCCCCGGTACTTTCACTGCTGTTTCGACCTACATGGTCGCTGAGAAGGCTGCTGATGTTATCTTGGGTGAGCTTTAA